The sequence below is a genomic window from Saccopteryx leptura isolate mSacLep1 chromosome 3, mSacLep1_pri_phased_curated, whole genome shotgun sequence.
GCTTCTCATTCAAATGAACAAAGCTTTAACAACTTTAGTTcactgataaagaaaatatgggacAGACATTTGTGTAAAGGCCTTTGCAATTAAAATTGGATGGAATCCATCAATACGAGCTGATCCACTCAGGTTGATCTGCAGGGCTTCTGAAATGATATAGTCTTGATATTAAGAATCGTTAAAAATTTCCCCTTCAAAACCAGTAGTCATTGATGACACTAGTTACGTGAaaccattttaaaatctttatttgtttatgtaGGTGGCAATTTTATGTCAGTTCCTTAGAGAAATTGACTACAAAACAGCTTTTAAATCACTACAGGAACAAAACAGGTATGAAtgctttttacctttttattttattttttacttttttgtatttttctgaagccagaaacggggaggcagttagacagactcccgcatgcgcccaaccgggatccacctggcacagccaccaggggcgatgctctgcccatccggtgcgtcgctcttttgcgaccagagccactctagcacttgaggcagaggccacagagccatcctcagtgcctgggccaactttgctccaatggagccttggctgcgggaggggaagagatagagaggaaggagagggggaggggtggagaagcagatgggcgcttctcctgtgtgccctggccaggaatcgaacccgggactcctgcactccaggccaacgctctaccactgagccaaccggccagggccatgaatgctttttaaaataaaagaaagttgcaatttttttgcttaaaaaagaAGTAGTAACTGAATTGTTTTTCAGTCACGATGCTATGGACTCCTACTATGAGTACATATGGGATGTTACCATTTTGGAGTACTTGACTTGTATCCTTTCATCTAATGTAATGTGATATTGGAACAGTTCATTTCTGTACATTAAAGACATTTAATAGTATTAGATTCATTCTTAACTGATTCATTTAGATCTTCATCataaaagaggagaaacagaTAAAAGACAAATTGCGGTAAGTTACTTTGTGCCTTGCTTCAGTAATAGACTTAATTTCCTTAATATCAAAACCATTGTTATGAATTGGACCAGGAAAGATTTTGTGTGCCTAGTTAGCACCAAAAATTGATTATTAgtgattactttttttaaagatcctATTTTGATGATACAAGCTTTTACATCTAGTTTATTGTATAGTAAAATGTTAGATTGTGTCATCTCCACTCCAGATTAGGTGGTTTCCCATCTCACACAATGTCACAAGTCCATACAACAACCCGTAAGGGCAGATATGATTTGCCCATCTGACTCCCCCTTGCTAACTTCTGCTATACTAATAACCCCTACTGTTCTTTGGAAATGCCACAACATTCACCGCTGAAGGGCTTCTGAGATTTTGTCTTCTAGGAACATTCCCTCAGGTCTTTCCTTCAATGTCACCTTCTTAGTAGTAATCCTTTTCCTGACCATCTTATAAAATAGCAATGTCTCTCTCCCGTTTTTCTTCAATACTCCTATTCTcatttccctttaaaaaattttctgcATAGAACTTATCTACATCTGACGTATCACaggtggacaaaagtagatttgtatttgtgagtacatgaaacagtttgttcttgtattattatttattgtattattttccatatgaacaactgcaaaGGTACATTTGCTCACCCttgtatatacttatttattggcTATTTCTCGAGGGCAGGGACTTGGTTTGTCATAACTGATACCTAGAATGGTGCCTGCCTCGCCCGTAATAAGTGTTAATTGTTACTGAAtagatgaattatttatttaaatttgactTATAAAccaaaacattataaatattaatggcTATTTTTACTTGCCTAACACTTGCTACACCAGTATTACCTTAGATATTTTCTCTTatgttaataaaagtaaatacttTTTGTCTCCTCTGTCTACCCCTTAAAATTGGTTTTCCCAAGTCCTTGGGTTATTTTCTCATTGCCCTACAAGTAATCTCATTCACTTATGGTTTTGATTACTTATATAGTATAGTAtgtatcatttctttaaaatatttggcttctCTTCTTGTTTTAGATGTCAGACTTTTATAGCTAATCATCTTCAGGATGTTTTGCTAGAAATAACTCGTTATATGCCACTACCAGTTTTTCCCATGTCATTCATTACGAAGGAATACATCCAGTAATTTTTCCTACTCCCTAACCTAATTGAAGATCATTTCTGAATAATCATACCTCCCTTCAAGCTACATGTCAGAACAGTCTGTtatttaaagtactttttttttttaaacctagagGTAGACTCCCTTTTAATCTAAAGGTAATTAATTCCAGGGTCCTAAAAATGGTGTCATAAAACAATCTGTGGAAGAATACTATAGATTTTTGGTAGGCTGGGGTATTTCTAATCATGGGAGAAATGAGTCACTAAATGATACAGCACTAGCAACTACCCACCTATTAAAAATGAATCCCTGaaacatgaatttttattttttccccaaactaTTTTCTAGACGGCTTAATAGCAAAAATGTCATTGTAGTTTATTTACTGGTATGTTACTCAAATAAACTTATTTACTTAATGTTGCTGAGATAATTCCATAAACTATGTCAGTAACTAATCTTTTCTTTAAGGTGGTTGCAGTTAGTCTTTGTTAATTTCTTCCACATTTCTTAGCATTTACAATTACAGTTTGTGTGtacatagttttatattttgtagCAAGGCTTTATTTTTGTACCTGACCTCTAATAACATGACTTTTCTGTTTTGGAAGATCAAAGCCATTGGCCAGACAGAACTGAATGCAAGCAACCCAGAAGAAGTGTTACAGCTGGCAGcgcaaagaaggaaaaagaagtttCTACAAGCAATGGCAAAACTTTACTTTTAAGCAGTTAaaagtttttaacttttattttttaaacaataggctaaatagaaaacagtattaaaagatgtttatatatagtacatatgtacacatttagtggtagtttttttttccagaaaaacatTGAAAAGCTTATAAACAAAAACTATACAGAAGACTTCATGccataataaatttataatttctccAGAGAAATTTATATCTAGTAACAATAAACTAACAATCTAGTATAGTTTTCTAATTAAATCCACTTCTGAGGCtgaaatctcatttaaaaatatgtaaattagctagtatatatatatatatcaagttcTTATGTaaattgtttttgatttttaaataaatagattgCTGGGAGTTAGTATACATTTAATACTTTTATGCCTTAATAGAAGTTTAGGTCAGGTGTTAAGCTTTATCACTTTGACACTGTCCTTAACTCAtgtagaaattctttttttttaggtgagaggaggggagatagacaaactcctgtacgcaccccaactgggattcacctggcagccctgtctggggccagtgcttgcaaccaagctatttagccCCTGAGGCTGATGGCTttagaccaactgagctgtcaTCAGTGCCCacggctgatgctcaaaccagttgagccactgactgcaggaggggaagagggaggtgggaaaagcagatggtcgtgtctcctgtgtgccctacccaggaatcgaacccaggacatccatacattgggtcaatgctctatcctctgagccatcCTGCCATGGCCTCATGTCTAAACTTAAGAAGGATCCTTAACAGTTTCACAAAATAAATAGAGCCTTAATCAcactaaaatttgttttaaatccttGATCCTTCAGAGTAAAGTGACTCATAAATAGTTTGAAAGGGTACTTAAGTTTTTTCACTCAAATTATGATGTACAAGAAAGTTATATAAAACAAGCTGTATGTCAAAGCCCCAAGTAGGAGCCACAGCACTTATCTTGCTTGTATTTCTTTGGTATTCCCACTGTTTAGAGCAGTTTAAACACCATGTTCTAAGCCTTACTGGTTAAAAATGTTATGGCAAGGCAAAGAAAGTATGTAGTTAAAACAGATTAAAGTTCACCATTTgtaaaaaattcaagttttataaTAGCTTGCTACAGAAGCTGTATATAAATTAGTCACCTTATTACAAAACTAAACCTTTGTAaacaagtttaaattttattttcaagaaccAAATTGCACTAAAGCAAGAGTGAATTTTGAGAATCTAAAAACTAGATTCAGAGAACTGTATCACTTAATGTACCCTCTAATGTAGCACTTTCTAATCTAAAACTTTAATGATAAAATTCCTGGTTCATCAAGGTAAACATAGTTAACACTggatcaaaaatttttttatggcaTAAGTCCTGGCTGACTTCTATTCCAGTCACCTTGGGAATGAATTAATCTTTGTAAACAAGTCCTGCTGTTTCTTTACACAGCTAACATAGGAATGATAAATTTCTTCCTTTAGTGccaattttaagtgttttttttaaatcaaagaatgGCAGTGAAACTTCTGAAGTGGCTAGGACAGTCATAGCACTATTTTcctataaaattttaagttcatttttatgaaattcCACCTAGTACTTGAATACTTGTCTGATTAACTTCTTTAGTGTTTTCCTGGTGGTTTTTCAGTGCTCTTCGGTGGTGTCATAATGCCTCCACTGCACACTGGTGACAGCTGTCCCCCTTTCCTGAAGGTGTTTATGTAATTTACTTCATCCTACACATGTGAAGAAATCATGCAGAGATTAACTGCTAAGATAAAGCattgacaaataaaaacagactttgGGAAATTAATTTGAGGCTACATAGGCTTAATATAAGTGGTGTCTTTTATGTCTTTGCAACTTTGACTAGTCATATTCTAGAGGTTCAGCAATTTGAACTGCTGTaaatagctattttttaaaatagctattttttaaaacaaccttgatcttcccccaccccaagtgagaagctgggagggggTGTGACAGACTCTTccatgcaccagaccaggatccacccggcatgcccaccagggggcgatgctctgcccatctggggcattgctccactgcaactggagccattctagcacctgaggcggaggccatggagctgtcctcagtgcccgggccagctttgctccaaaagagccttggctgcaagaggggaagagaaagagaaaggaagagacgggggaagggtggagaagcagatgggcgcttctgtgtgtaccctggctgggaatccagcccgtgacttccacacaccgggctgacgctctacccagagccaaccggccagggccctcaaccTTGGtcttaaacttaaaattttgcTTTGACTTCAAAGTTACTAACTTTTCTACATTTTGAAATCATTGTGCCCATTAGAGCTTTCTATCCTCTTACTATCTTATAGAACTGCCTGAAGTATTACTCCCTGGCATGCTTACTGTCAGTTTCAGTGACTAGATAGTAAGCCCAGAAAACCCCACAAGAAACATACCAGCATAGCCAGATAATTTGTATGTGTCTGGATATTGTGTCTGTCTTCCATAGAAATCTTCTTAAACATCTTCAGCTTCACTGCACTAGTACGTTTTACTACACTGACAAAAGGCACCATCCAATCTACACATTCAGAAATGCTGTCCCATTCCAAACCtagatagagaaaagaatgtgAAGGTTACATTAGAAAGTACCTAACGTATGTATGCCTAATGAATTTGTTCCTGCTTCCAAATTtaaggatattttaaaacattaaaaaaaacccaaaatcaaGTTTTAGCAAGTCAAAACAGATGACTCTCAAACTATTTATAATGTCACtattttgaggaagaaaaaaagaacttaaccAGTACCTTCTATACATGAAATCAAAATTGTCAAAACTCAAAGAACTCTTACAGCTATAATCATGTTTAACTTCCAATGGATTTAAATTCCATTTGAACTTATCTTATTTTTGGGTACACACTGAGgattagaaaaaaacagaaaggaaggtaATCACTACACTGCTCAatgttttccattaaaaatttaaattcctgTTTATAACTATACTAAATTTCATAAATTAATAGTCTCTTTACAAGTTGTGAACAGGTAAGAAGGTAAAACGTCTTACCGGAGGCTTTCTTAACGACTTCAATGGAGGTAAAATGGCACAAGGCAGCAGCAGCCAGTATTCTGTACTGGAACTCTAATGAATCAATGGTTAGAATACACAGATCTAAAAGCTaacaaaggaaaaagcaaaagtACAAGTATTTAGGAGGAAAAGGATAAGTACTAGACATCACTACTAAATATCAGCTAACATTTCAGAGTGTCTGATACAGACCACATGCCAACACTGCTCTAATTAAAGGGATCCAAAGATAAATAAGCCACTATCCTGAAGGAAGTCTAGTCTGGGGATGGGAGGTCAAAAAGTGAACAGGACTACTGCACAATGATGTTAGGGGTAGGAAAGGCATCTGATCAGAGTGGGGAAGACAAGACTTCTGTGGCTTAAAGGAATCTTAGACAAGGCAGCCAGGAAGACTTGAACTAGAGAGTGTTCTAGGAATAGAAAAAGTTTCAAAGGTAAACGAGAAAGTATTTCCCTGGGAATTCAAGTAATTCAGATCATCTATATTAAATAATGAGCACCttcattctgtattttaaaaagggtGGGTGTACCTGCAGAAGCACAACCTAGGTTAGAACATACAGGGTTTTTAAAAGTCAGATTTAGTGTTTTGATTATTGAAAATTACTAGATTTTTAAGTCAggatagtttttttaattttttaaaaatttatttcagagaggagagacaaggggggaggagcaggaagcatcaactcccatatgtgccttgactaggcaaacccaaggtttcaaactggcgacctcagcgctccaggtcaatgctttatccactgtgctaccacaggtcagacaagtcAGGATAGTTTTAAGAACCATCTGTTAGACTACGGTGAAGCAGatacagaagaagaaaatgttccTAACCAGTTAGATTGGTTGAGGCAGTATAATCCAGACAGTAAGAGTTGTAAAAGGGCTAGATTTCAGAGACCCATAGTGATAGCTGTCCAGTagaataaaacttaaatttatgTTTGCCCTCCCTGGACTGGAAGGTAGAAAAATGAGAAGAGTTGGAAATGAAATACACACCTCTAGAAATGGTTTCTATATTGTTTATCTATCAAAACTCTATCATAAGGGTATATATTGCTTATGATAATTTGGGGTACTGGGGGTTGAGAAATAAGCCTTCagtaaaaagttttataaaatgagcCAATTACAGTATATTTACTGGTTGTCCAGTTTTAGTGTTCAAAATACGTTTACTAGATTTTAACATCTTAAAGTGAGAATGTAGATTTTCTTCCCTTATATACGGCAGTTACAGCAGCCTCAGATACTATGAGAAGTAGACAGGAAAGCACGGTACCCTCCTTTACTTAGTTACTTTGTTAGGCTATCTGTTATATGCGGGCTTAGGAAAATTTAATttgaacttaaatttaaaaaaatgtaactaaataAGATGATTTTAATTCTAATATGTGAAATATATACTCTGTATTCAAATATAAGAAAAGTAGGATAGACATATAGAATAACTTCATACTATTATAAAGCCTGGAGACAACTGGCTTAAAAATACCTTTTCCCCCACTTTATATTAAAAAGAGGTATTTCTCTAATTTGGGCTCTTAAGGAATGAAAAGTACtcataatgtatatatttacacTCAGTTTAAAAACTTGTTTCCTAAAATTAAGCAACAAATACTGGGGACAGAATTTTATGCACCAGAAGTTTTGTTCTAATCAATTAAGGAGTGAATTTAATTCAGTAAGCTGCCAGTTTGTTGTATAGCCAATTTAAGACTAAACATACACAAACAAAACCTGTAATTAACAATAACATTACCATATAGTCAGTAACAACGTCAATACCTGAGCTATCTGAATGAACTTTTCCTGAGAATACTGAGGTAGGAGAACTTGAGGGGCATCTTTAACAGCATCAACTTGGAGGAAGAGATTTAGCCAGGAGATGATTGTTACAGGACAAAGTTCCCATTTTAAAGCCtgttaatgaaattaaaatgtttgttaATAAATGTAGGTACATAAATATCACAGTATATGACTACTTTCTTAGCTAGTCATTTAAGAAACTTTCTGCTTTTAGGCTTATTTCTCCCTAGGAGTTTTATTATTCTGATCGCATTTTTATTCAAGATACAGATATCTCATAATCTAAAGTTGCTTGTGTTTTATAGTCCATTAGGACATAGACCCCTTTATTCTTTAGTTGTCTTTATTTACACAGTTCATTCGGCCTGTTATTCATTCCTACCTTTTTCATTTCTTGCAGCTCATGATCTTCCACATCTGTTCCCTACTTTATTAAAACTACCTTTTTAATTGTATTCAGTGATCCACAACTAATTCCATTCAGATCTTTCAAGAACTGATTctagactttttctttctttttgttgatcTCCAATGACTTCTGGacaaatataaaagtttaaaaataaacaaacactaatttatatctttttctccATGAAGCCCTGGGACTTTACCATTTTTAAGAAGTCCAAAATTATTAGGAGAGAAAAGAGGGTTTTAACACCTGTAAAACTGCCCAGAAAATGCCATTGTCCCTTTACATCCTCCTTATACTATACTACTGgataattttgttattaaaacaGTATCAACATGCCAACAAGACCCCAACGAAGTTATCTGAATGTTAACAGTTTGTAAACAAATTTATGatttatattatgtgtatatgGAAGTCATATTAATTGGGTTTTCTTGTGTTTACTATTAATAAACCTATGATGTCCAAACTTAGTGACATACTTTATAGTAGtttatatttactcttttttttttttaagtgagaggaggggagatagacttccgcatgtgccccatccgggacccacccagcaacccccatctggggctgatgctcgaatcaactgagttaaTCAGTGCCTGAGGTCGATGCTTGGATCAGccaagtcatcctcagtgcctggggccagtgcttgaaccaatcaagccactggcttgcaagaggggaagagagagagaagggagagagtgcggggaatagaagcagatggttgcttctcatgtgtgccctgaccagggatcaaacccagggtgtctgcatgcagggccaatgctccatccactgagctaaccagccagggccacattcatTCTTTAATCTAATTGAAGGCTTGATTAAATACTTTTATGCTTCTTTCCTCCACTTTCCTAATAATAGCCCTTTTTCTGCATATAGAAAACATTCAGTGAAATAACTCATTCTGTGCTGTAAGAAGGGGAAAATAAGATTTAAGAATCATTTTTggaattcatatatatatatgataatgcTAACTACTACCTACATTTTGAAAGTGTTGTTTTTAACCATGTAAATTAAGAAAGTAGTATCTTTGCAATATGGAAACTTGAATGATACAGAAAAATAGTTTACAGGTTAAGTAAGTTCTCCAATTTATACCATTGTCAGTATTTTGCATTAGCCTCTTAGAACTGGATCCTAATACTAACACCTCAGTGTTGATTAATTACATTGTAGTCTTTGAAATCCAGTAATAATTACTGTTATTAAATTGAAACTAGAACTAATAAAGATATAATTACTACTTACCTTTAATATAATGAGTTCCATCCTTAGGATATCTTCTTCACTGCAAGCACCATCCGTGACATAAGCAAACTCTTGGAGTTTAGGAGCGTagatttcctttaaaattaacattaagCATAGTTGGGActgagtttaaaataaaagaattatatatatatatataaatcacctATAGGCTTCATTTTTAAAGACAGCTTCACAAAGTGATTacaaatttttgtaaaataattctaCAATAGCCAAAGCAACTTTACGTTTAAAGACATTTTTCATACGTAGGTCTAAATTAGCCAACTATAGTGACTGAGACTTATTTTCATAGAATTGATCTTGAATTCTACTtaataaaaaacagtattttaaccagttatttcaataaaaaaatgtcaaacttGTTTAAAGATTGCCTGTTGgtctgaacaaaacaaaatattcaacAAAGTTCCTGCAACTGAAAACATTTCCTTTACCCTGATACAAAAGTATGGTTTATCAAAAAATACAGTTTGGCTGATGACAGGTCTGCTTTAACAGTCCAGAGAACTAGAATGATCAAAAGAGCAGAAGAGATGCCTGCCACAGATGAGAACAGACTAAAGATCAAAATTTCAGTCTAGAAAGATACCTGAAACAAAGTATGATTTTATAAGAACAGACTAAAAGCAAACTTTCACCAAATTTGGCAGAATTTGGAGATAGTTCTTAAAACTCAAAAGGCAAatatgggagaaaaagaaaaattcaaggaAATTAATGCATGATTTATTTAGTCCTCCTGCCCTCCAAATAACATATGCTTCAAAAATTTCAGAGGAAGGTATTAATGGTATTCATAATGATCTTCAGCACGTtagaaaatttattgattttagagggagaggaaggtagagaaacactgatttgttgctccacttatttatacattcattggttggttcttgtatgtgccctgactagggagtGAACCTGTAACTTTGGTATATtggcatgatgctctaaccaactgagttacctggccaggatATTCATCATGCATTAAGAAAAGTATACTGAGGTGTGAAGGAAAATCTCAGGAAAGGAGTTGCCTTCTTGCACCACCACCACATAATCAGCATATTTTGTTTGGCAGAATGAGACGTGGAACATTTCACTTAGATGCTAATTCCAGAATCAAAACAGAAGTTTAGATACTGAAAAGGAACTATGATATTCATCCTTGTATCCAAATCATAATATTCAgagaatgcattttttaaaaaaccaccatCTTTCCTAAGGAGTTAATATCAAAGTACTACAGTAATATATTCTGGAATTTATGT
It includes:
- the CCNE2 gene encoding G1/S-specific cyclin-E2, with amino-acid sequence MSRRSSRLQAKQQPQSSQTDSPQETQIIQPKKRKTAQDVKKRKEEKVARKHQYEIRNCWPPILSGGVSPCIIIETPHKEIGTSDFSRFTNYRFKNLFINPSPLPDLSWACSNDVWLNMLKKETRYIHDKHFEVLHSDLEPQMRSILLDWLLEVCEVYTLHRETFYLAQDFFDRFMLTQKDINKNMLQLIGITTLFIASKLEEIYAPKLQEFAYVTDGACSEEDILRMELIILKALKWELCPVTIISWLNLFLQVDAVKDAPQVLLPQYSQEKFIQIAQLLDLCILTIDSLEFQYRILAAAALCHFTSIEVVKKASGLEWDSISECVDWMVPFVSVVKRTSAVKLKMFKKISMEDRHNIQTHTNYLAMLDEVNYINTFRKGGQLSPVCSGGIMTPPKSTEKPPGKH